ACCCGGTCAAGACCGGCGTCACCCGCGGTATGCTCACCCGCGTGGCAGAGACCCTGACCACCATCCCCGAAAACTTTAAGCCCAACAACAAGATCCAGCGCCAGCTTGAGACCAAGTGGAAGAACTTCCAGGACGGCGACGGGATCGACTGGGCCTTCGCCGAGCAGCTCTCCTGGGGCACGCTCCTGCTGGAGGGCACCCCGGTGCGCCTCTCCGGGCAGGACAGCGAGCGCGGCACTTTCAGCCAGCGCCACGCGGCCTTCTACGATGTCGAGACGCGGGTACGCTACGTACCGCTGCTCAACCTCGACCCCGAGCAGGCCACCTTCTGCGTCCACAACTCCTCCCTCTCCGAGGCCGCCATCCTTGGCTTCGACTTCGGGTACTCACTGGACTACCCGGACATGCTCGCCATGTGGGAGGCTCAGTTCGGGGACTTCAGCAACGGCGCGCAGACGCACTTTGACCAGTTCATCACCTCCAGCGAGTCCAAGTGGGGCCGCGTCTCCGGTCTGACCATGCTCCTGCCGCACGGCTACGAGGGTCAGGGCCCCGAGCACTCCTCGGCCCGCCTGGAAAGGTATCTTCAAGCCTGCGCCGAGGATAACATCCAGGTGTGCATGATGACCACCCCGGCTCAGTACTTCCACGTCCTGCGCCGCCAGATGAAGCGCTCCTTTACTAAGCCGCTCGTCATCATGGCCCCCAAGAGCCTCCTGCGCTACAAGGACTGCGTCTCCAGCGTGGACGACCTGATCAAGGGCCGCTTCCACGAAATCCTCGACGACGAGCAGCCTGCCAAGAAGACCGACCGCGTCATCTTCTGCTCGGGCAAGGTCTACTACGACCTGATCAACTACCGCGCCGAGCACAAGATCACGGACGCCACCATCGTCCGCGTCGAGCAGCTCTACCCGGTCAACGAGCAGCGCCTCTCCGAACTTCTCGAAAAGTACAAGGGCTACAAGCACCTCGTCTGGTGTCAGGAAGAGCCGCAGAACATGGGTGCGTGGACACACATCTACCCGTATCTGCTCAAGGCCGCCGGACAGGCTCCGGTCTTCGCCGGTCGTCAGGCTGCTGCCAGCCCCGCTCCCGGCTCGCTCTACCAGCACAAGCAGGAGCAGCAGACCCTCGTCGAGGAAGCCTTCACCCTCTGATCCATATCGATTTAGCCTGACAGCTAACGCGCATGCGCCTAGCCTTATCTTAACCTTTTCTCATGGCCACCGAAGTTAAAGTCCCCTCCCTGGGCGAGTCCATCACCAGCGGAATCCTCGCCTCCTGGCACGTCAACGACGGCGATTATGTCGCCAAGGACCAGCTCCTCTATGAGCTGGAGACCGACAAAATCACCTCCGAGGGCTTAGCCGAAACCGCCGGCACCGTCTCCCTCAAGGTCGCCGAAGGCGACGAGGTCGAGATCGGCGCCATCGTCGCCGAGATCGACGAGTCCGCCAAGAAGCCGGCGGGCGGAGATGAGAAAAAGGAGGACGCACCTGCCGAGAAGAAGGACGCCGAGTCTGCCAAGGCCGAGGAAAAGCCTGCGAAGGAAGAACCGGCCCAGGAAGCGGCTTCGACCAAGAGCAAGGGCCTGCCCCCCTCCCCTGCCGTGCAGCGCATCGCCGAGGAGACCGGGATCGATCCCGCAACGATCGAGGGCACCGGCAAGGATGGTCGCGTGACCAAGGGTGACATGCTCAAGGCCGCTGAAAAGCCGGCCCCCGCCAAGAGCTCTGCTCCGGTTGCCGCGCCCGCTGCCTCCGCTGAGGACGACGGCCGCGTCACCCGCAAGAAGATGTCCCCCCTGCGCAAGAAGATTGCCCAGCGCCTCGTCGCCGCCACTCAGGAGGCCGCGCTGTTGACCACCTTTAACGAGGTGGACATGAGCCGCGTGATGGGCCTGCGCAAGAAGCATCAGGAGTCTTTCGTCGCACAGCACGGCATCAAGCTCGGGTTCATGTCCTTCTTCGTCAAGGCCGTGGTCCACGCGCTGCAGGCCGTTCCGCAGATCAACTCACAGATCGACGGCGACACGCTGATCCAGAATCACTACTACGACGTCGGCGTGGCTGTCGGCACGGACAAGGGCCTCGTCGTCCCGGTCGTACGTGATTGCGATAAGAAGAGCTTCGCGCAGATCGAGCAGGACATCGCCGACTACGCCAAGGCTGCCCGCAACGGCAAGCTCACCATCGACGACCTCCAAGGTGGCGTCTTCACCATTTCCAACGGCGGCATCTACGGCTCCATGCTCTCGACGCCGATCCTCAATATGCCCCAGAGCGGCATCCTCGGCCTGCACAACATCCAGCAGCGTGCCGTGGTGGTGGACGGCGAGGTCGTCGCCCGCCCGATGATGTACCTCGCCATGAGCTACGACCACCGCGTCGTCGATGGCAAGGAAGCCGTCACCTTCCTCGTTAAAATCAAGGAAGCCATCGAAGACCCCGACCGCCTGCTGTTCGGGATCTAATACGATCACGAAGGATACGAAGAGGCTTCATCCAGTTTCATCCTTTTGCCTGTTTCCAGAACCAGTAGAATTTCTCATTAACCACCCATTGGCAGTTTGAGATAATCCTTTGTGCCTTTGCGTCTTTGTGGTTAAAAACTAAAAGTCATGCCTGAAAACACTTACGACCTCATCGTCATCGGCAGCGGCCCCGGCGGCTACGTCGCGGCCATCCGTGGAGCCCAGCTCGGCCTGAAGACCGCCCTGGTGGAGAAAGACCCCGTGCTCGGCGGCACCTGCCTGAATGTCGGCTGCATCCCCAGCAAGGCACTCCTGCACTCGACCGAGATTCTACACACGCTGGAGCACAATGCCGCCGCCAGCGGCATCACCGCCAAGGACATCAAGACCGACATCGCCACCCTCATGAAGAAGAAGGAGGGCGTGGTCAAGCAGCTCAACGGTGGCGTCAAGACGCTCGTCACCAAGCGCAAGATCGACATCGTGCAGGGTAAGGCCCGACTCGGCGGAAACGACCACCAGGTCATCGTCGAGGGCGAAAAAGGCGGCCAGACTCTCAAGGGTAAGCACATCCTCATCGCCACCGGTTCCGTGCCGGTTGAGCTGCCGTTTATGAAGTTCGACGGTGAGACCATCGTCAGCAGCACCGAGGCCATAGCCTTTGACAAGGTACCGGAAAAGCTCGTCGTCATCGGCGCGGGCGCCATCGGGCTGGAGATCGGCTCGGTCTGGTCGCGCCTCGGCAGCGAGGTCACCGTGGTCGAGCTCCTCCCGCAGATTTCCCCCAACTACGACAAGGACGTCTCCAAGCTCGCCGAGCGCCTCCTCGCCAAGCAGGGGTTGAAGTTCGAGCTCGGGGCCAAGGTCACCGGCGTCAAGACCGAGAAGGGCAAGAGCGTCCTCACCGCTGAGCGCGACGGCAAGACCCTGGAATTTCCCGCTGACAAGATCCTCGTCGCCGTGGGCCGCAAGCCCTTCACAACCGGTCTCGACCTCGACAAAGCAGGCGTCCAGCTCGACGACAAGGGCCGGATCAAGACCGACGAGCACTTCCGCACCACCGCATCGGGTATCTACGCCATCGGCGACGTGATCGCCGGCCCCATGCTCGCCCACAAGGCTGAGGAAGAAGGCGTGGCCTGCGTCGACCACATCGCCGGTAAGGCCGCCCACGTCAACTACGACCTCGTCCCCGGTGTCGTCTACACCGAGCCGGAAATCGCCGGTGTCGGTCTGGGAGAAGACGCCGCCAAGGAAAAGGGCGTCAAGGTCAATGTCGGCAAGTTCCCCTTTATCGCGAACGGACGCGCCATCGCCACGGACGCCACGGACGGCTTCGTCAAGGTCATCGCCGATGCCGAGACCGACCGCCTCCTGGGCGTACAGATCATCGGCCACAATGCCTCTGAGATGATCGCCACCGCCGTCGCCCACATGGAGTACTCCGGCAGCGCCGAGGACTGGGCCCGCACCATCCACGCACACCCCACCCTCTCCGAGTCCATGAAGGAAGCCGCCATGGCCGTATCGAAATCCTCGATACACTCGCTGTAGCAGAGTGTATGGGGAGAACTGGGGGCTCCGCGCCCCCACACCCCGCGGCAGCCGAAGGCTGCACCCTCGGTCCAGCGTCCGTGCTGCGCACAAACCCTGGACCGACTTTGAGGTCTCCCTGACACGAGGCAGCCCCAATAGCTGCGTGTGACTTGCGGCGTATCCAATGGTGGCGACCCAGTTTTGATGCTCCCTCGGCTGCCGCGGGGTTCGGGGGCGCGCAGCTCCCGAAAAAAGCCTACTTCTTGGTGAAGCGGTTTTCGGTGCCGTTGAGCAGACGCTGGATATTCGAG
This genomic interval from Ruficoccus sp. ZRK36 contains the following:
- the odhB gene encoding 2-oxoglutarate dehydrogenase complex dihydrolipoyllysine-residue succinyltransferase, with amino-acid sequence MATEVKVPSLGESITSGILASWHVNDGDYVAKDQLLYELETDKITSEGLAETAGTVSLKVAEGDEVEIGAIVAEIDESAKKPAGGDEKKEDAPAEKKDAESAKAEEKPAKEEPAQEAASTKSKGLPPSPAVQRIAEETGIDPATIEGTGKDGRVTKGDMLKAAEKPAPAKSSAPVAAPAASAEDDGRVTRKKMSPLRKKIAQRLVAATQEAALLTTFNEVDMSRVMGLRKKHQESFVAQHGIKLGFMSFFVKAVVHALQAVPQINSQIDGDTLIQNHYYDVGVAVGTDKGLVVPVVRDCDKKSFAQIEQDIADYAKAARNGKLTIDDLQGGVFTISNGGIYGSMLSTPILNMPQSGILGLHNIQQRAVVVDGEVVARPMMYLAMSYDHRVVDGKEAVTFLVKIKEAIEDPDRLLFGI
- the lpdA gene encoding dihydrolipoyl dehydrogenase translates to MPENTYDLIVIGSGPGGYVAAIRGAQLGLKTALVEKDPVLGGTCLNVGCIPSKALLHSTEILHTLEHNAAASGITAKDIKTDIATLMKKKEGVVKQLNGGVKTLVTKRKIDIVQGKARLGGNDHQVIVEGEKGGQTLKGKHILIATGSVPVELPFMKFDGETIVSSTEAIAFDKVPEKLVVIGAGAIGLEIGSVWSRLGSEVTVVELLPQISPNYDKDVSKLAERLLAKQGLKFELGAKVTGVKTEKGKSVLTAERDGKTLEFPADKILVAVGRKPFTTGLDLDKAGVQLDDKGRIKTDEHFRTTASGIYAIGDVIAGPMLAHKAEEEGVACVDHIAGKAAHVNYDLVPGVVYTEPEIAGVGLGEDAAKEKGVKVNVGKFPFIANGRAIATDATDGFVKVIADAETDRLLGVQIIGHNASEMIATAVAHMEYSGSAEDWARTIHAHPTLSESMKEAAMAVSKSSIHSL